In Aedes albopictus strain Foshan chromosome 3, AalbF5, whole genome shotgun sequence, the following are encoded in one genomic region:
- the LOC115260368 gene encoding uncharacterized protein LOC115260368: MGETKLLKIILLSTICQTTLGRPFSFPDGTRANGDSRSRQNEQLEGRSILGGYSQDNKPDIYSRYNVYEHEEEDYRRTSTTHRPYVTFSTTRQAHNRAPNAHFNRLPPAKNDEPIEAEPEDDYDDDGDAQDGVDPPPTNAAADFSSSSSGNFGSNPVTFNNLLYNFNANNKFGGFGNLFGENRHKYKHKFKRRKPGQPCIPYDLFNRLRTGRDSNGNRIDPKTLIPPLNLVLADVNYYSPSNNYNGHGVASDTGSPGHTGGAVFNNHFYDAVGGYPCTGGYKPINRPHGGPLGFFGQGGLFDWTTSADSVQSDPGEGGGTGNKPTVVFNLNDAIDTVATNWRPGESFQMMMKVIAEFISSVAGGAPVAAGEAVGDAVDTVRKVNKEFVSLFS, encoded by the exons TTAAAAATCATTCTTCTGAGTACAATATGCCAgacaacactgggacgaccattcTCATTTCCGGACGGCACTCGAGCGAACGGAGACTCCCGATCAAGGCAAAACGAGCAACTCGAAGGTCGCAGCATCCTTGGTGGTTACAGTCAAGACAACAAACCGGACATCTACAGTCGGTACAATGTCTACGAACACGAAGAGGAAGACTATCGCAGAACGTCGACCACTCATCGGCCTTATGTCACATTTAGTACAACCAGACAGGCGCACAACCGAGCACCAAACGCTCACTTCAATAGACTTCCGCCGGCGAAAAATGACGAACCGATAGAAGCAGAACCGGAAGACGACTATGACGATGATGGAGACGCACAAGATGGAGTAGATCCTCCGCCGACAAACGCCGCGGCAGACTTCAGCAGTAGCAGCAGTGGAAACTTCGGCAGCAACCCAGTTACCTTCAACAACCTGTTGTACAACTTCAACGCCAACAATAAGTTCGGAGGATTCGGTAACCTTTTCGGTGAGAACCGACACAAGTACAAACACAAGTTCAAACGGCGGAAACCGGGTCAACCGTGTATTCCGTATGATCTCTTCAATCGCCTCCGAACGGGTCGTGATTCCAATGGGAACCGTATTGATCCGAAGACATTGATCCCACCGTTGAACCTGGTGCTGGCCGATGTAAACTACTATTCTCCATCAAACAATTACAACGGCCACGGGGTGGCTTCGGACACGGGATCTCCGGGACATACGGGAGGAGCCGTGTTCAATAACCATTTCTACGACGCCGTCGGAGGATATCCCTGCACCGGTGGGTACAAACCAATCAATCGACCACATGGAGGTCCACTGGGGTTCTTCGGACAGGGTGGACTCTTTGATTGGACGACGTCGGCGGATTCCGTTCAGAGTGATCCCGGCGAGGGAGGAGGAACGGGTAACAAGCCGACGGTGGTGTTCAATCTGAACGATGCCATTGATACAGTG GCAACCAACTGGCGACCTGGGGAAAGCTTTCAAATGATGATGAAAGTGATAGCAGAGTTTATATCGTCCGTTGCTGGAGGAGCGCCGGTGGCTGCTGGTGAAGCTGTAGGAGATGCCGTTGACACGGTGCGGAAAGTTAACAAAGAGTTCGTCAGTCTGTTTTCTTAG
- the LOC109423985 gene encoding uncharacterized protein LOC109423985: MKVAFVSVACLKVVSVAFLKKSIATLRMFICSNRINSGDEAYDELEQSKFNRTIRRVIQVIFGLMAVDTCIMSIPNSSTNGMLELPHVLTLAGKCTSGILSVLLTSFLGISVVPKYFSCTASVGASLLGMRTKLRILNRRFKLISQQNFSSGEKCFKRVNKEILEAVNHHVECWRLLQILKHLVGKTFFLVHYFSIFAVGALIYVCREMGINSVTFVIVAGTFSFLLEYFLLCHLVELLQDEADSIGRHIFQICAQIPFNSKFRSEYVQLRTMLMIVWINTRNGVSVNCIGLFDINTSAFVTLIDVAYSELMFLIKLS; this comes from the exons ATGAAAGTTGCGTTCGTTTCCGTTGCTTGCTTAAAAGTGGTTTCCGTAGCATTTCTAAAGAAGTCAATTGCAACACTACGTATGTTCATCTGCAGTAACCGAATAAATTCTGGTGACGAAGCATACGATGAACTGGAACAAAGCAAGTTCAATAGAACTATTCGAAGAGTAATTCAAGTTATCTTCGGTTTGATGGCTGTTGATACTTGTATCATGTCGATTCCAAATTCTTCGACCAATGGTATGCTCGAGCTGCCACACGTGCTTACCTTGGCTGGAAAATGTACATCAGGCATTCTAAGTGTGCTTTTAACTAGTTTTCTGGGCATTTCGGTAGTTCCGAAATATTTTTCCTGCACGGCAAGCGTTGGAGCTTCACTATTGGGAATGCGCACGAAACTTCGGATTTTGAATCGGCGTTTCAAACTGATCTCTCAGCAGAATTTCTCGAGTGGAGAAAAGTGCTTCAAACGTGTGAATAAAGAAATATTGGAAGCTGTAAATCACCATGTGGAATGTTGGAG ACTTTTGCAAATTCTAAAACATCTGGTGGGCAAAACCTTTTTTCTAGTGCATTATTTTTCGATTTTCGCTGTTGGAGCACTGATCTACGTTTGCCGTGAAATGGGAATAAACAGTGTTACATTTGTCATTGTCGCCGGAACTTTCTCATTTTTGTTGGAGTATTTCTTGCTGTGTCACCTGGTAGAGCTGCTCCAGGACGAG GCTGATTCCATTGGACGTCACATTTTCCAAATATGCGCCCAAATACCGTTCAATTCAAAATTTCGTTCGGAGTACGTGCAGCTGCGAACCATGCTGATGATTGTATGGATCAACACTAGGAACGGGGTATCCGTAAATTGCATTGGACTGTTTGACATCAACACATCGGCTTTCGTCACCTTGATTGATGTTGCGTACTCAGAGCTGATGTTCTTGATCAAATTGAGCTAA
- the LOC109424000 gene encoding uncharacterized protein LOC109424000 has translation MTFAIPPDDSFRTVTTKGKANDGSACSFHLSRTGGERIVMLKSVSRRKRIHAGPFAKHVPYSAEQAAVDRRQSAIDHRKNMRLPVLLLCVPTLLMTVVSCTKVSWPALEASDEYFAPLMQSFSKFPFHDIYETAPLPSDLMVPGSRLLKIKPAMRGEWTRKTAKDLDDDGPHDERTCRLCDLLSTILGGSASETRRNASKKRIRPAKLRKLMKHCRKN, from the exons ATGACATTCGCAATCCCACCAGATGACTCTTTCAGAACAGTTACCACCAAAGGCAAGGCCAACGACGGAAGTGCGTGCTCTTTCCATCTCAGCCGTACCGGTGGTGAACGAATTGTTATGCTTAAG TCAGTCTCGCGACGAAAGCGGATACACGCTGGCCCTTTCGCCAAACATGTGCCGTATTCCGCGGAACAAGCTGCTGTTGATCGTCGACAGTCGGCGATCGATCATCGGAAAAACATG CGGCTGCCCGTATTGTTGCTGTGTGTGCCCACACTGCTGATGACCGTTGTTAGCTGTACAAAAGTGTCCTGGCCAGCCCTGGAAGCATCGGATGAGTATTTCGCTCCGCTCATGCAATCATTTTCCAAATTTCCCTTTCACGACATCTACGAGACGGCTCCGCTGCCGTCGGATCTGATGGTGCCGGGATCACGCTTGCTCAAGATCAAACCGGCGATGCGCGGCGAATGGACTCGGAAGACGGCCAAGGACTTGGACGATGATGGCCCCCACGATGAGCGGACCTGTCGGTTGTGCGATCTGCTGTCGACGATTTTGGGTGGAAGTGCAAGCGAAACACGACGCAATGCTTCCAAGAAGCGAATTCGGCCGGCCAAGCTGCGGAAGCTCATGAAGCATTGTAGGAAGAATTGA